TTTTCTCCGGTTTCCCGATCGAAAAGGCCAAAGAATTTTTACAAATCGTAAAAGAAGAAAAATTCCGCCGAGGAGAACAGATCATCATAAAAGGCATCAAAGGTGATCGTTTTTATATCATTGCCTCGGGGAATGTCCGGTTCGAAGGTTTATCAGGGGATCATTCCGCTGTAAAACGATATGGTACTTATGAATACTTCGGCGAAGCTTCTTTGATACTAGATACTGTTCGCCAAGCGGATGTTTATGCGGAAACGGATGTGGTTGCATTGACAATCGATAAAACCAGGTTCCACCAATTCATTCGTGGCTCGAAATTACATGAAAACCTGGTCAAATTGAATTCCATTCGGGAAACAAATACCTGGAAAACCCTGACGGAATCGCAAACATTCCGGGGACTTACCAGTTATCAAGTGACTCAGCTGGAATTGATTCTGAAATTTGAAACAATCAGATCCGAAGATGTTCTGATCGAAGAAGGACATTCCTTCGAAAAAGCATTTATCGTAAAATCAGGAACCGTTGTAGTTATGCAACACCACCGCACCATCCGCGAATTGGGTCCCGGTGACTTTGTCGGCGAAATTTACCCTCTTACCAAGAAACTACCTTCCAGCTATACATTCATTGCTTGGCCCGGCACAGAACTCTATGTGTTGGGACAAGAAGACGCAATCCAATACATCAAGAAAAATCCAGGCGTCTATATGAAACTGAACACTGTTTATAATTGACCTATTTTCGCCATTCTTTTACCATAGGGATGCAAAGGAGTCAAACCGCATGGATCGAATCCTGCCTTTTACAGAAGAGCACCAACAATTCCGAGAAATGACTCGGAAATTTTTTGAAACAGAAGTCAAACCCCATCATGAAGAATGGGAAAAGAATCATATCGTCCCGAAAGAAGTCTGGAGAAAAGCAGGCGAATACGGCTTACTTTGTCCGAATGTAGATCCCGCTTACGGTGGTGCAGGCGCTGATTTTCTATACAATGTTATCATCATTGAAGAGTCCGCAAAAGTAGGAAACAGCGGTTTTTTTATCTCTCTCCATAACGATGTAATTGCTCCTTATATTTCCACTTATGCAAACGATGAACAAAAGAAACGTTGGCTACCGAAATGTGTTTCCGGAGAAAGCATACTTGCCATTGCAATGACCGAGCCGGGTGCCGGATCGGATTTAAAATCTCTCAGAACCAGTGCTGTAGATAAGGGAGACCACTACATTGTAAACGGCCAAAAAACTTTTATCTCCAACGGTCAACTGTCGGATCTCATCATAACAGCCGTTAAACATGACAACGGAACAATATCTCTACTTATGGTCGAGGAAGGAATGGAAGGATTCGAAAGAGGAAGAAACCTTGACAAGATCGGTTTGAAAGCTCAGGACACATCAGAGCTTTACTATAACGATGTCAAGGTGCCAAAATCAAATCTCATCGGAACACAAGGACAAGGTTTTCGTTACCTGATGCAAAAGCTAGCTCAGGAACGTTTGGTTCTGGCACTCGCGGCCGTAGAAGCAACAAGACTAGTACAAAGAATTACCTTACAATATATCAAAGAACGTAAAGCATTCGGTCAGAAGATAGGTTCTTTCCAAAACACAAAGTTCAAGATGGCGGAGATGGCAACCGAATTGGAAATGTCCCAGGTATTTTTGGACAAAGTGATCATCGAACACATGAAAGGTGAAAATACTACGGTAGAAGCATCCATGTGCAAATGGTATGCGACTGAAATGCAAAAAAGACATACGGACGAATGTTTGCAATTCTTCGGTGGCTACGGTTATATGATGGAGTATCCTATCGCACGCGCTTATTTGGATGCACGCATTCAAACCATCTATGCGGGAACGACTGAGATTATGAAAGAAATCATCGGACGCGGACTCGGATTATAATTCGAATATCCGAATACGAAAACTGACGAAACAAAACCACAAGGTCACAGATTTCTGTGGCCTGTGGCTACAAAAGTATTTAAGCTCTTTCTTTTCCTTTTCTTTATTTTCTACTAGCCTCTTCTTTACGTAATTCTTGAGTCAGATGCATGGAACAAAAATGAGGACCGCACATAGAACAAAAATGCGCCTTCTTCATTCCGTCTTGAGGTAATGTTTCATCGTGATAAGACTGTGCAAGTTCCGGATCGAGAGAAAGTGCGAATTGATCTTCCCAACGAAACTCAAATCTTGCTTTGGAAAGTAAATTGTCCCTCTCCTGCGCACCGGGATGACCTTTTGCCAAATCAGCCGCATGCGCTGCGATCTTATAAGCGATCATTCCGTCCTTTACATCCTGTTTATTAGGAAGACCCAAATGTTCTTTCGGTGTCACATAACAAAGCATTGCTGTCCCGTGCCAGGCAATCATAGCTGCTCCAATAGCAGATGTTATATGATCATAACCAGGAGCGATATCCGTCACCAAAGGACCGAGAGTATAAAAAGGAGCTTCGTTGCAAAGTTCGGATTGAAGGCGAACGTTTTCTTCAATCAAATGCAAAGGAACATGTCCTGGCCCTTCCACCATCACCTGAACATCTTCTTCCCATGCTTTTTTGGTAAGCTCTCCAAGAGT
The nucleotide sequence above comes from Leptospira kobayashii. Encoded proteins:
- a CDS encoding acyl-CoA dehydrogenase family protein: MDRILPFTEEHQQFREMTRKFFETEVKPHHEEWEKNHIVPKEVWRKAGEYGLLCPNVDPAYGGAGADFLYNVIIIEESAKVGNSGFFISLHNDVIAPYISTYANDEQKKRWLPKCVSGESILAIAMTEPGAGSDLKSLRTSAVDKGDHYIVNGQKTFISNGQLSDLIITAVKHDNGTISLLMVEEGMEGFERGRNLDKIGLKAQDTSELYYNDVKVPKSNLIGTQGQGFRYLMQKLAQERLVLALAAVEATRLVQRITLQYIKERKAFGQKIGSFQNTKFKMAEMATELEMSQVFLDKVIIEHMKGENTTVEASMCKWYATEMQKRHTDECLQFFGGYGYMMEYPIARAYLDARIQTIYAGTTEIMKEIIGRGLGL